In Macadamia integrifolia cultivar HAES 741 chromosome 12, SCU_Mint_v3, whole genome shotgun sequence, the following are encoded in one genomic region:
- the LOC122058273 gene encoding uncharacterized protein LOC122058273, translating into MSNKSPIYPMPEPHHFSDYGFDPQIDYFQVLEEARMQKREKYRSVDALHFKLQKPNSKEESKKNKKKKKWWRNALLFWKWKWAQGERQNGEEGCFNKRSRVCRATISGQVYITESRSGSSTPYRMSNRSASGPLAGTLDIPYLSLRDLNMEQPQQYNRVSASAMPIYLVS; encoded by the exons ATGTCGAACAAGTCTCCAATATATCCGATGCCAGAGCCTCATCACTTTAGCGACTATGGTTTCGATCCCCAAATCGACTACTTCCAG GTTCTAGAGGAAGCTAGAATGCAGAAGCGGGAGAAGTACAGATCTGTAGATGCTCTGCATTTCAAGCTACAGAAACCCAATTCGAAAGAAGAGtcaaagaagaacaagaagaagaagaaatggtggAGAAACGCTCTTTTATTCTGGAAATGGAAGTGGGCTCAGGGTGAGAGACAAAATGGCGAAGagggttgttttaacaaaaggAGTAGAGTTTGCAGGGCAACAATATCTGGACAAGTATACATAACAGAGAGCAGAAGCGGGTCAAGCACGCCATACCGGATGAGCAATAGGTCGGCATCTGGGCCTCTGGCTGGGACATTGGATATACCTTATCTCAGCCTCAGAGACCTCAACATGGAACAACCACAGCAATACAATCGAGTCTCTGCTTCCGCCATGCCCATCTACTTGGTTAGTTAG